One Phyllostomus discolor isolate MPI-MPIP mPhyDis1 chromosome 10, mPhyDis1.pri.v3, whole genome shotgun sequence genomic window carries:
- the CYREN gene encoding cell cycle regulator of non-homologous end joining isoform X3 → MREMEALNSGDKKRVLPTWMTAQAPERRMRLGKTPKRRKMAVVAAVRPPAVKTVYCMNEAELVDVALGVLIQSRKQEKALEQLPLAGTDKPALSPTCPESPSSGSGSEAEDHGRGAFHSGPSPPGGPQGSGRACSRSPEEEEEDAFKYVREIFFS, encoded by the exons ATGAGAGAGATGGAAGCCTTAAATTCTGGGGATAAAAAGAGGGTCCTTCCCACCTGGATGACAGCCCAGGCACCTGAGCGGAGGATGAGGCTGGGGAAGACCCCGAAGAGGAGGAAAATGGCCGTGGTGGCTGCAGTGAG ACCCCCCGCGGTGAAGACCGTGTACTGCATGAATGAGGCCGAACTCGTGGACGTGGCTCTGGGGGTCCTGATCCAG AGCCGAAAACAGGAAAAGGCCTTGGAGCAGCTGCCTCTGGCAGGCACTGATAAACCGGCGCTGTCCCCCACCTGCCCGGAGTCACCCAGTTCTGGCAGCGGGAGTGAGGCCGAGGACCATGGGAGAGGTGCCTTCCACTCAggccccagccctcctgggggACCCCAAGGCTCTGGCCGTGCCTGCAGCAGGAGCcccgaggaagaggaggaggatgcgTTCAAGTACGTCAGAGAGATATTCTTCAGCTGA
- the CYREN gene encoding cell cycle regulator of non-homologous end joining isoform X1 has product MREMEALNSGDKKRVLPTWMTAQAPERRMRLGKTPKRRKMAVVAAVRPPAVKTVYCMNEAELVDVALGVLIQVFLRPCLLPSRVGLDFFKSCGEVVGRAAGGKGGTAATDSGEVTCWPRFTQLTREINHVSRLQSRKQEKALEQLPLAGTDKPALSPTCPESPSSGSGSEAEDHGRGAFHSGPSPPGGPQGSGRACSRSPEEEEEDAFKYVREIFFS; this is encoded by the exons ATGAGAGAGATGGAAGCCTTAAATTCTGGGGATAAAAAGAGGGTCCTTCCCACCTGGATGACAGCCCAGGCACCTGAGCGGAGGATGAGGCTGGGGAAGACCCCGAAGAGGAGGAAAATGGCCGTGGTGGCTGCAGTGAG ACCCCCCGCGGTGAAGACCGTGTACTGCATGAATGAGGCCGAACTCGTGGACGTGGCTCTGGGGGTCCTGATCCAG GTATTCCTTAGgccctgtctccttccttcccgaGTTGGCCTTGATTTCTTCAAGAgctgtggggaggtggtggggagggcagcgggggggaaggggggtaCAGCGGCCACTGATTCGGGAGAAGTCACATGCTGGCCGAGGTTTACACAACTGACCAGGGAAATAAATCATGTGTCTCGCCTTCAGAGCCGAAAACAGGAAAAGGCCTTGGAGCAGCTGCCTCTGGCAGGCACTGATAAACCGGCGCTGTCCCCCACCTGCCCGGAGTCACCCAGTTCTGGCAGCGGGAGTGAGGCCGAGGACCATGGGAGAGGTGCCTTCCACTCAggccccagccctcctgggggACCCCAAGGCTCTGGCCGTGCCTGCAGCAGGAGCcccgaggaagaggaggaggatgcgTTCAAGTACGTCAGAGAGATATTCTTCAGCTGA
- the CYREN gene encoding cell cycle regulator of non-homologous end joining isoform X2, giving the protein MPYFQTPRAVGRGWETLPLPPRPMPVSGHKDGSLAGALRMLLLSSPAGRPRDVALLLSCVLARPEGRLSPWAAPCLSFRPPAVKTVYCMNEAELVDVALGVLIQSRKQEKALEQLPLAGTDKPALSPTCPESPSSGSGSEAEDHGRGAFHSGPSPPGGPQGSGRACSRSPEEEEEDAFKYVREIFFS; this is encoded by the exons ATGCCCTATTTCCAGACGCCCCGGGCCGTTGGCAGAGGGTGGGAGACACTCCCGTTGCCTCCAAGACCTATGCCGGTCAGTGGTCACAAGGATGGAAGTCTCGCTGGTGCCTTAAGGATGCTGCTGCTCTCATCCCCAGCGGGAAGGCCCAGGGATGTGGCTCTCTTGCTCTCCTGTGTCCTCGCGAGGCCCGAGGGCCGTCTGTCCCCGTGGGCAGCGCCGTGCCTTTCTTTCAGACCCCCCGCGGTGAAGACCGTGTACTGCATGAATGAGGCCGAACTCGTGGACGTGGCTCTGGGGGTCCTGATCCAG AGCCGAAAACAGGAAAAGGCCTTGGAGCAGCTGCCTCTGGCAGGCACTGATAAACCGGCGCTGTCCCCCACCTGCCCGGAGTCACCCAGTTCTGGCAGCGGGAGTGAGGCCGAGGACCATGGGAGAGGTGCCTTCCACTCAggccccagccctcctgggggACCCCAAGGCTCTGGCCGTGCCTGCAGCAGGAGCcccgaggaagaggaggaggatgcgTTCAAGTACGTCAGAGAGATATTCTTCAGCTGA
- the TMEM140 gene encoding transmembrane protein 140 — translation MFSPRSRWAEQLLFLGIMVLVATTFFLLFYALILEAGNLIDLPNLRIGFFNFCLWNETADSLQCYTSPELAALGVPLAGLALARVCVYAAPVLVLFVSQTLLLARCNSNQGEWQLAVWFLVVASTLLSGGLGLFLTSTWKWVSLPLLGPGCLALVLAQASLILLLMATVVFPQKGEGTGLSKLENF, via the coding sequence ATGTTCAGCCCAAGGTCAAGGTGGGCTGAGCAGCTGCTGTTCCTGGGCATCATGGTCCTCGTGGCCACGAccttcttcctgctgttctaCGCTCTCATCCTGGAGGCCGGCAACCTCATCGACCTGCCCAACCTGCGGATCGGCTTCTTCAACTTCTGCCTGTGGAACGAGACGGCCGACTCCCTGCAGTGCTACACGTCCCCAGAGCTGGCGGCCCTGGGTGTGCCCCTggctgggctggccctggccagggtcTGCGTGTATGCGGCCCCGGTCCTCGTCCTCTTCGTCTCCCAGACCCTCCTGCTGGCCCGCTGCAACAGTAACCAGGGAGAGTGGCAGCTGGCGGTGTGGTTCCTGGTGGTGGCCTCCACCCTGCTCTCCGGTGGCCTGGGCCTCTTCCTCACCTCCACCTGGAAGTGGGtcagcctgcccctcctggggcccGGGTGTCTAGCTCTGGTCCTTGCCCAGGCCTCGCTCATCCTCTTGCTGATGGCCACAGTCGTGTTCCCTCAGAAGGGAGAGGGCACCGGGCTGAGCAAGCTAGAGAACTTCTAG